One segment of Candidatus Methylomirabilota bacterium DNA contains the following:
- a CDS encoding glycosyltransferase family 2 protein, giving the protein MDCSVVIVNYRSDEHLAECLASLDKTTAGLDLDVIVVDNGRTLASNGFRERFPQVRLVENAANVGFARASNQGIRLARGRHVLCLNPDTVVHEGAVAALVGYLDAHPRVGAVGARLLESDGRLQYSCRRFPGYLTIFFGRYALLTRLLPGNTASRDYLYLDWDHRSAREVDWVSGACLMVRRDVIERLGTFDEGYFLFVEDMDWCRRMRDAGWSVAYVPDAVVTHHIGASRGPVPAGLVWARHRGMLRYVRKHFGAPWPLRAVVAAAVAVRAGLLVAANTLRAGR; this is encoded by the coding sequence GTGGATTGCTCTGTCGTCATCGTAAACTATCGGTCCGACGAGCACTTGGCCGAGTGCCTCGCCAGCCTCGACAAGACGACCGCGGGGCTGGACCTCGACGTGATCGTGGTCGACAACGGTCGGACGCTCGCGTCGAACGGGTTCCGTGAGCGATTCCCCCAGGTTCGGCTCGTCGAGAACGCCGCGAACGTCGGGTTCGCCCGGGCCTCGAACCAGGGCATCCGCCTCGCGCGGGGCCGCCACGTCCTCTGCCTGAACCCCGACACGGTCGTCCACGAAGGCGCGGTGGCCGCGCTGGTGGGTTACCTGGACGCCCATCCGCGGGTCGGGGCCGTGGGGGCCCGGCTCCTCGAGTCCGATGGGCGCCTGCAGTACTCCTGCCGTCGATTCCCGGGGTATCTCACGATCTTTTTCGGCCGCTACGCGCTGCTGACGCGCCTCCTGCCCGGCAACACGGCCTCGCGTGACTACCTCTACCTGGACTGGGACCACCGGAGCGCGCGCGAGGTGGACTGGGTCTCGGGGGCCTGCCTGATGGTGCGGCGGGACGTCATCGAGCGGCTCGGGACGTTCGACGAGGGCTACTTCCTGTTCGTGGAGGACATGGACTGGTGTCGGCGCATGCGCGACGCCGGCTGGTCGGTGGCGTACGTCCCCGACGCCGTCGTGACGCATCACATCGGGGCGAGTCGGGGACCGGTACCGGCCGGCCTGGTCTGGGCTCGCCACCGCGGCATGTTGCGGTACGTGCGGAAGCACTTCGGCGCCCCCTGGCCGCTCCGGGCGGTCGTGGCGGCGGCGGTCGCGGTGCGCGCGGGTCTGCTGGTGGCGGCCAACACGCTCCGGGCCGGGCGATG